The Denticeps clupeoides unplaced genomic scaffold, fDenClu1.1, whole genome shotgun sequence genome contains a region encoding:
- the map1aa gene encoding microtubule-associated protein 1A isoform X2 translates to MEGVTEFTEYVSETVDVPSPFQLLEPPTSGGFLKLSKPCCYIFPGGRGDSALFAINGFNILVDGGSDRKSCFWKLVRHLDRIDSILVTHIGADNLPGINGLFQRKLAEQQEEEQSRGGNAYSDWMKNLISPELGVVFFNVPEKLRSPESTLKVKKSIEEASLTLKYLHKLGIKPEPLCRGASNTAEPVTLFHKLGVGRLDMYILNPVKDSKEMQFFMQKWAGNSKAKTGIVLPNGKEAEISVPYLTSVTALVVWLPASPTEKIVRVLFPGNAPQSKILEGLEKLKHLDFLRYPTATQKEISSGGPPPVIKQTKMKLRTDSKESLKSSPKAQPKASKKEANGLNDAESKSDSIKENKVEKKDVKKLKESVNATKPPKAKLETPDGAKPEKKKLIKEKSMKKQLNEKVSKTEEKKDKEKEMKKEKKVKKDSGVKKDEKKDTKVKEEKKKDASKPELRKITKPDLRPFTPEVRKTLNKAKAKGGAKTEKNKEAKELPLGEAKVASRKASSELVDERSRLSSPEDLTKDFEALKREAESVSSVMASAPASDTLQNLPSNFSSITVSHFDAPDEGITTTDVATESPRHEKESFKETFEDDGDAMEDAYDEEYSMDTIKRKPQTSKGMEQTDKTWEDVKERKDDVTTKPKKSESEEEEDVIEKAELEEAEDLRMHEDDVKYKADEAKKERSAKDWEEKPVEHKDIKAPGGSEHISFIQDETIPGYSETEQTISDEEIQETEDRIPHLRYDVGSYDISVPDEPCSFDTIQGMKEIKASNLYDAPEVSVKGFMGAPESALAFPANVILAAPLAEEEHISSATSITECDKLSSFATSITEDQSVASATAPRTEETCRSSLLLDTVNSLPSVRTEATQGKEYLHSAGTISPTSSLEEDKCFKSPPSEEFPPLVLDPEAGKKAALAHEEEEEEDEEDEDQTPNVDMPLSKLHEGYASSAVLQDKSPPTASVPTHVLEEERTLDEMGPGGTSLSASPYFSGAFDTSAGSGSETEERCPSPDDSTAKMASPTQSVPTSGGYSPTEDKTPKSFAEDKKDVAKLESDTLEKYQSSFDKMEERISSDILEKSYSSGRATFDESDEDEDSENDYFARRDKEVDVSGRVKSERGREERESTFLDEEFTCEARSLKEERMTGKEQKCEVLPYKDEAEGKEPSGLLTEVRPAGLSPSEKSDLGSVSEQYGQKDKRTTDGQASHASVGFKDVEKSVHFDLYSFPERERQGRDFGELRQDTPYVDSKSFTYSDIYDSRSSSVDSGGYGAEPLKEPTDKLDHNAKLDVVEAQKSDLLSGKMSEPETSAPQSLSDLKTEGGSSYLGTMSTVHSADSVLKSEMEKVHFSSTLLSGDPFREDFRSGSSKSMSYHEKEAALERNVRRAVYGEDDEEDEDDEMSENGASDHELEKGAKDKSEKESKNPFDFVPSPECHELKHEPTQGKGVDSQDQVAPSAPSDTSKMSEDPSQIGKSDSASLFTQSLSGVGSSRYTSDYGYAYDDREDKKSTEDQAYFPSSMKTTEEKGYHGEKDLEFEKQKTPDILSKKPADAASFGFCYTTTTATAYSSSSSYSHSSSASASLSTSRQFGEDLETPASGGFEYSAFKDADSASSGSGALLKDEYLEVSDKPAPAAATAESTSSLPRFSPLSSFEDNKPFPPSMLSSLDGKRELPGATSGMVGAQSACFYRPEWEEDSKAQAFGATKATYSQLASAEKDQMKEVYGVSSKAHPELSEKQYYEDTESESEDEDYLHEGQLSKSLHQSGPFVGREGDPSIPDMLGSYRPASTKPDMASGAAQAAAFGAGREETSGLPDVELRGAGAEGPKVRSPFEWELQQPRGVYPGDSPPHYRHEDEYEEEEETEPEHPPRPLSLTSADQAFHSSYYTEDTGRRADDDVSMGATSYSKPSPGYSTNEYKQRKGDISPSFINPSLEHLCSDEESEGSGHSQEHEEQRQVTEKGKSHKQHHGSHHGGRDMPGAVAAGIAGEDTPPTSVSESLPSQTDSDVPPGTEECQSSTVGANVDSDEDAEYLPEDRSSAVAHGGGNYHVFSSRSSEKRHDPLPSPVMDPVPHPPHPDVCMVDPEALSLDQNLTDKQHLKKNLKTKSPKKLLGKKSGSPARKTDSRRKRSPTPVKQASKDSSPRNTSLNKKDVERSSRMSRTSDGQGSKEDDLSRSSYNTGKGLVNGVKNSAGSSFSKSTSGALSGPPVYVDLAYVPNHCSGKNVDQEFFKRVRSAYYVVSGNDPASEEPSCKVLDALLDGKAQWGSNLQVTLIPTHDTEVTRQWYQQTHERQQELNIMVLASSSTVVMQDESFPACKIEF, encoded by the exons ATGGAGGGGGTTACAGAGTTCACCGAGTACGTCTCCGAGACGGTGGACGTCCCATCACCGTTCCAGCTCCTGGAGCCACCTACGTCTGGAGGATTCCTCAAGCTGTCGAAGCCGTGTTGCTACATCTTCCCAGGTGGCAGGGGGGACTCGGCGTTATTTGCCATCAACGGTTTTAATATCTTGGTCGATGGAGGGTCTGACAGAAAATCGTGCTTCTGGAAGCTTGTGAGACACTTGGACAGGATCGACTCGATCCTTGTTACTCACATCGGGGCTGACAACCTCCCAGGGATCAATGGCCTCTTCCAGAGGAAGCTCgcagagcagcaggaggaagagcagtCACGTGGCGGGAATGCCTACAGCGACTGGATGAAGAACCTGATCTCCCCGGAACTTGGCGTGGTGTTTTTCAATGTTCCCGAGAAGCTGCGCTCGCCAGAGTCCACGCTGAAGGTGAAGAAAAGCATCGAGGAGGCCTCGCTGACGCTGAAGTACCTCCACAAATTAGGCATCAAGCCGGAGCCGCTCTGTCGAGGGGCCAGCAACACGGCAGAGCCCGTCACGCTCTTCCACAAGCTGGGCGTCGGCAGGCTggacatgtacattttaaaccCCGTGAAGGACAGCAAAGAAATGCAGTTCTTCATGCAGAAGTGGGCCGGCAACAGCAAGGCGAAGACCGGCATCGTGCTGCCCAACGGGAAGGAGGCGGAGATTTCGGTTCCATACTTGACCTCAGTAACGGCCCTGGTGGTGTGGCTCCCCGCCAGCCCCACAGAGAAGATCGTGAGGGTGCTGTTCCCTGGAAACGCCCCACAGAGCAAAATTCTGGAGGGACTCGAGAAGCTCAAGCACCTGGATTTCTTGCGGTACCCCACCGCCACTCAAAAGGAGATATCTTCTGGAGGACCTCCGCCTGTGATTAAGCAAACCAAAATGAAATTAAGAACAGACAGCAAGGAGAGCCTCAAGTCTTCCCCAAAAGCACAGCCCAAAGCGAGCAAGAAAGAGGCGAATGGACTCAATGACGCAGAGTCAAAAAGTGACTCGATCAAAGAGAACAAAGTGGAGAAGAAAGACGTGAAGAAGCTGAAAGAGAGCGTCAATGCCACAAAGCCCCCTAAAGCCAAGTTGGAGACTCCAGATGGAGCGAAGccggaaaaaaagaaactcatAAAGGAAAAATCCATGAAAAAGCAACtgaacgagaaggtgtccaagactgaggaaaagaaagataaagagaaggagatgaagaaggaaaagaaagtaaagaaagaCAGCGGCGTCAAAAAAGATGAGAAGAAAGACACCAAGGtgaaagaggagaaaaagaaagatgccAGCAAGCCCGAGCTAAGAAAAATCACTAAACCGGACCTGAGGCCTTTCACTCCAGAGGTTCGAAAGACCCTCAACAAGGCCAAAGCGAAGGGGGGTGCCAAGacggaaaaaaataaagaagccAAGGAACTACCTCTTGGTGAGGCCAAAGTGGCCTCCAGAAAAGCCTCCAGTGAACTGGTGGATGAGAGGTCCCGACTTTCCTCCCCGGAGGATCTCACCAAGGACTTTGAAGCACTAAAACGAGAAGCGGAGTCTGTGTCGAGCGTGATGGCCTCAGCGCCAGCTTCAGATACGTTACAGAACCTTCCTTCAAACTTCTCAAGCATCACAGTTTCTCACTTTGATGCCCCAGATGAAGGAATAACAACAACTGATGTTGCAACTGAATCTCCACGTCACGAGAAGGAGTCCTTCAAAGAGACGTTCGAGGATGACGGAGACGCTATGGAAGATGCCTATGATGAAGAATACAGTATGGACACCATTAAGAGGAAACCACAAACAAGCAAAGGAATGGAGCAAACCGACAAAACGTGGGAGGATGTCAAGGAAAGAAAAGATGATGTGACAACGAAACcaaaaaagagtgaaagtgaggaggaggaggatgtcaTCGAGAaagcagagctggaggaggcAGAGGACTTGAGAATGCACGAGGATGACGTTAAATACAAAGCGGATgaggcaaaaaaagaaaggagtgCCAAAGACTGGGAGGAGAAACCCGTGGAGCACAAAGACATCAAAGCCCCTGGTGGTTCAGAACACATCTCCTTCATACAAGATGAGACCATCCCCGGCTACTCCGAGACGGAGCAGACCATTTCCGATGAAGAGATCCAAGAGACGGAGGACAGGATACCACACCTCCGTTACGATGTTGGCTCCTATGACATTTCTGTCCCTGATGAACCATGCTCTTTTGACACCATCCAAGGCATGAAGGAGATAAAAGCCTCAAACCTGTACGACGCCCCTGAAGTGTCCGTGAAAGGATTTATGGGGGCACCAGAGTCGGCCTTAGCGTTCCCCGCCAATGTCATTCTTGCGGCTCCTCTTGCGGAGGAGGAACATATCTCCTCAGCCACGTCCATCACCGAGTGTGACAAACTCTCGTCTTTTGCAACCTCCATCACCGAAGACCAGTCTGTTGCCTCAGCCACCGCGCCACGGACGGAAGAGACGTGCCGAAGCTCGCTGCTGCTGGACACCGTCAACAGCCTGCCGTCTGTCCGCACCGAAGCCACCCAGGGGAAGGAGTACCTGCACTCCGCTGGGACCATATCACCAACGTCTTCTCTGGAGGAGGACAAGTGCTTCAAGTCGCCGCCCTCAGAGGAGTTCCCACCTTTAGTTCTAGACCCCGAAGCAGGAAAAAAGGCAGCGCTGGCgcatgaagaggaggaagaggaggatgaggaagacgaggaccAGACACCCAATGTTGACATGCCTCTGAGCAAGCTTCACGAGGGTTACGCATCCTCTGCAGTGCTCCAGGACAAGTCCCCTCCCACAGCATCTGTTCCTACACACGTACTGGAGGAAGAACGAACCTTGGATGAAATGGGGCCCGGTGGGACGTCTCTCTCAGCATCTCCATACTTCTCTGGTGCTTTCGATACGAGCGCCGGTTCAGGCTCAGAGACCGAGGAGAGATGCCCAAGCCCAGATGACAGCACCGCCAAAATGGCTTCTCCCACGCAATCCGTCCCCACAAGCGGTGGCTACTCGCCCACTGAGGACAAGACACCAAAGTCATTTGCAGAGGACAAGAAGGACGTGGCCAAGCTCGAGTCTGACACGTTAGAGAAATATCAATCATCTTTTGACAAAATGGAAGAAAGAATATCTTCTGATATTCTTGAGAAGAGCTACTCCAGTGGTAGAGCTACGTTCGATGAAtcggacgaggacgaggacagcGAGAATGATTATTTCGCCAGAAGAGACAAGGAGGTTGACGTGTCCGGCAGAGTGAAgagtgaaagagggagagaggagagagaaagcacTTTCCTAGATGAGGAATTTACATGCGAGGCCAGGTCCCTCAAAGAAGAAAGGATGACCGGAAAAGAGCAGAAATGCGAGGTTCTGCCATACAAAGATGAAGCTGAAGGCAAGGAACCATCAGGTCTTCTCACTGAAGTAAGACCGGCTGGACTTTCACCGTCAGAAAAAAGCGATCTAGGCTCCGTGTCAGAGCAGTATGGCCAAAAAGACAAAAGGACAACCGATGGACAAGCCAGCCATGCTTCAGTAGGCTTTAAGGACGTTGAGAAGAGCGTTCACTTTGACCTGTACAGCTTTCCTGAGCGCGAGAGGCAGGGTAGAGATTTTGGAGAACTTAGGCAAGACACTCCTTATGTAGACAGCAAAAGCTTCACGTATTCTGACATATACGACAGCAGGTCAAGTTCAGTGGACTCAGGTGGATACGGTGCTGAACCTCTGAAGGAACCCACAGATAAATTAGACCATAACGCCAAACTGGACGTTGTAGAAGCACAGAAATCAGATCttctttctggaaaaatgtcCGAGCCGGAGACATCTGCACCCCAGAGTCTGTCTGATCTAAAGACAGAAGGTGGTTCCTCCTACTTGGGCACCATGTCGACTGTGCATTCTGCAGACTCGGTTCTCAAGTCCGAAATGGAAAAGGTGCACTTTAGTTCCACATTATTGTCTGGAGACCCCTTCCGTGAGGACTTCAGATCAGGAAGTTCGAAATCCATGAGCTACCACGAAAAAGAGGCGGCCTTAGAAAGAAACGTCAGACGAGCTGTGTATGGAGAAGATGacgaggaggatgaagatgatgaaatgTCTGAGAATGGTGCATCAGACCATGAACTGGAAAAAGGTGCTAAAGATAAATCCGAGAAGGAATCCAAAAATCCATTTGATTTTGTCCCAAGTCCTGAATGTCATGAGTTGAAACATGAACCAACACAAGGAAAAGGCGTCGATAGTCAGGATCAGGTTGCTCCATCAGCTCCCTCTGACACAAGCAAAATGAGTGAAGATCCATCTCAGATTGGGAAGAGCGATTCTGCCTCTTTGTTCACTCAAAGCCTGTCTGGTGTTGGTTCATCTAGATACACCTCAGACTATGGCTACGCATACGATGACAGAGAAGACAAGAAGAGCACTGAAGATCAGGCATACTTTCCATCATCAATGAAGACCACCGAGGAGAAAGGCTACCACGGCGAGAAAGACCTCGAGTTTGAAAAGCAGAAGACGCCAGACATTCTGAGCAAGAAACCTGCTGATGCGGCTTCCTTTGGTTTCTGCTacaccaccaccactgccacggcgtactcctcctcatcctcatacAGCCACTCGTCCTCCGCGTCAGCCTCCCTCTCCACCAGCCGCCAGTTCGGAGAGGACCTGGAGACCCCTGCCAGTGGTGGCTTCGAGTACTCCGCCTTCAAAGACGCGGACTCCGCCTCCTCCGGCTCCGGCGCGCTGCTGAAGGACGAGTACCTCGAGGTGTCCGACAAGCCGGCGCCCGCGGCGGCCACAGCCGAGTCCACCTCAAGCCTGCCGAGGTTCTCACCACTTAGTTCTTTTGAAGACAACAAACCATTTCCCCCCTCGATGCTCAGTTCTCTGGATGGTAAGAGAGAACTTCCTGGTGCAACGTCAGGCATGGTAGGAGCCCAGTCTGCATGCTTTTACAGACCTGAGTGGGAAGAAGATTCTAAGGCTCAAGCTTTTGGAGCAACCAAAGCAACGTATTCCCAGCTGGCCTCAGCAGAGAAAGACCAGATGAAGGAAGTTTATGGGGTGTCATCAAAAGCACACCCAGAGCTGAGCGAAAAGCAATACTATGAGGACACagaaagcgaaagtgaagaTGAAGATTACCTTCACGAAGGCCAACTCAGTAAATCGCTACACCAAAGCGGCCCGTTCGTCGGTAGGGAAGGAGACCCGTCCATTCCTGACATGCTCGGCTCGTACAGGCCGGCATCCACCAAACCCGACATGGCGAGCGGAGCTGCTCAAGCTGCCGCCTTCGGAGCAGGACGTGAGGAGACCTCGGGCCTTCCAGACGTGGAGCTCAGAGGAGCAGGAGCAGAGGGCCCGAAAGTGAGGAGTCCATTTGAGTGGGAGCTCCAGCAACCAAGGGGAGTCTATCCAGGGGACTCTCCTCCGCATTACAGACACGAGGACGAgtatgaagaggaggaggagacggagCCGGAGCACCCTCCCCGTCCACTGTCCCTGACATCAGCCGACCAAGCCTTCCACTCCTCCTATTACACCGAGGACACAGGTAGGCGTGCAGATGACGACGTGAGCATGGGGGCCACCTCCTACTCCAAGCCATCTCCAGGCTACTCCACAAACGAGTACAAACAGAGGAAAGGTGACATCTCCCCGTCCTTCATCAACCCCAGCCTAGAACATCTATGCAGCGATGAGGAGAGTGAAGGCAGTGGCCACTCACAGGAGCATGAGGAACAGCGCCAGGTGACTGAAAAGGGGAAGTCCCACAAGCAGCACCATGGAAGTCACCATGGTGGAAGAGACATGCCTGGAGCAGTGGCTGCTGGGATAGCGGGAGAAGACACGCCTCCAACCTCTGTCAGCGAGTCCCTGCCCTCACAGACAGACTCTGATGTTCCTCCAGGGACAGAGGAGTGTCAGTCCAGTACAGTTGGGGCCAACGTTGACTCAGATGAGGACGCTGAGTACCTGCCAGAAGACAGGTCATCTGCTGTAGCCCATGGAGGAGGGAATTATCATGTCTTCTCATCTCGGTCATCTGAAAAGAGACATGACCCCCTGCCTTCACCGGTGATGGACCCTGTTCCTCACCCACCACACCCAGACGTATGTATGGTTGATCCAGAGGCGCTGTCTCTAGACCAGAATCTCACAGACAAGCAGCACCTGAAGAAAAATCTGAAGACAAAGAGTCCAAAGAAGCTCCTTGGGAAAAAGTCAGGATCTCCAGCACGGAAAACCGACAGCAGACGCAAGAGGTCCCCAACTCCTGTGAAGCAAGCATCTAAAGACTCATCCCCTAGAAACACCTCTCTAAATAAGAAGGATGTAGAGAGGTCATCAAGAATGTCTCGTACTTCAGATGGACAAGGGTCGAAAGAAGACGACTTGTCCAGGTCAAGCTACAATACTGGCAAAGGACTTGTCAATGGAGTGAAGAACAGTGCAG GTTCCAGCTTTTCCAAGTCCACTTCTGGCGCACTCTCTGGTCCCCCAGTCTACGTGGATCTGGCTTACGTCCCCAACCACTGCAGCGGCAAGAACGTGGACCAGGAGTTCTTCAAGCGGGTGCGCTCGGCGTACTACGTAGTGAGTGGAAACGATCCGGCGAGCGAGGAGCCGAGCTGCAAGGTCCTGGACGCGCTGCTGGATGGAAAGGCCCAGTGGGGGTCCAACCTGCAG GTGACCCTGATCCCCACCCACGACACGGAGGTGACGCGCCAGTGGTACCAGCAGACCCACGAGCGGCAGCAGGAGCTCAACATCATGGTGCTGGCCAGCAGCAGCACGGTGGTGATGCAGGACGAGTCCTTCCCCGCCTGCAAGATCGAGTTCTGA